DNA from Candidatus Cloacimonas acidaminovorans str. Evry:
AAAACCGGGGGTCATTGCTTGTTGAATATTACTAATTCCAGGTCCGTTATCCATAAACTGCATATAAATTAGATTATCAAACACATTGCTGATCATTTTTCCACCTTGAGAATGAGCAGCAACATTTATTTCTGCCTCATAACCCGCAACTGCAATGCGTCTTAAAATTTCCGAATCTACTCCTAAGCGTTTTAGCAAATTCTTTAATTCCGAGGAACCCTTTCCGGCAATATTAAAATCCTTTCCTGGAATATCAAGTTCCAAAACTACTTCCGGTTCTCTTTTTTGAGCAAAAAAGTCCTGCACTTTTTCTTCAAAATCTGGTTTTATATACCAGTATTCGGACATTTCAAATTCGGCAACTGCGGAGTCCTGCATTATATAATATCCCACTTGAACGGTATAAAGTCATATTAGTCGCAACTAATGGAAGACCTCGTTCTTTTGCCATATCAATAACATCTTGCATTGGTTTTTTACCACGAACGAAAACAATGCCTATTAAATCTATCATATCGGCAAGACGGATTACCTGATTATTGGTAAGTCCGGTTAAAAGCAGGGTTGGCTCCTTGGTGCACATCAGAATATCGGAAATTAAATCCGAGGCAAAGGCACAGGGAACTTCCCGGTTCAAATCAGCTCCTTCGTAAAGAACTTCCGCTTCCAGAAGTTCTACAATATCTCGTAAGGTCA
Protein-coding regions in this window:
- a CDS encoding ATP-binding protein, coding for MQDSAVAEFEMSEYWYIKPDFEEKVQDFFAQKREPEVVLELDIPGKDFNIAGKGSSELKNLLKRLGVDSEILRRIAVAGYEAEINVAAHSQGGKMISNVFDNLIYMQFMDNGPGISNIQQAMTPGFSTADDLVRELGFGAGLGLPNIQKNSDALHITSALNSPTLVEIIIFF
- a CDS encoding DRTGG domain-containing protein, producing MTLRDIVELLEAEVLYEGADLNREVPCAFASDLISDILMCTKEPTLLLTGLTNNQVIRLADMIDLIGIVFVRGKKPMQDVIDMAKERGLPLVATNMTLYRSSGILYNAGLRSCRI